The DNA sequence tcaagcgatcctcctgtctcagcctccagagtagctgggactataggcacttgccaggatgcccggctaattttttctatttttagtagagatggggtctcactcttgctcaggctggtcttgaactttggaccttcagcaatcctcccgcctcagcctcccagagtggtgggattacaggcgtgagacactaTGTCCGgcccatcttaaccatttttaatacattaactgccatgcgagttgtatttaactcattaGTTTTGTgtccggggcctcgtgaagcatatgtaacacacatctcttcaccttgagagctgcgtgaactatttttcaagttgcatataactcacacacagaaaacaataaaaaaataacaaatttttcactaaattagaaaggattgctttgtttttgaagtttttgttctattttcataatacaaTACTAACcccaaggaaaacattttttttctagtgtggcagtcaatgtgttaagtatacagttcagtagtagTAAGTACATCCACATTGTTGGGTAACAGATCCCAGAagttttttcatcttgcagatCTGAAATTCTGTGCCCTCCAGAAAACAGTGTTCTCTCTCAATTCTCCTGAGGAGCCAGGTCCCTCCCTCTTGCCAAGTGCAGTTCTTGCCTCCTAGTAGGCCGCAAGCTAGTAACGTAGCAGAACACGAGTGGAGGACATACCATGGAGAAGCAGTTTCAACTGGAACAAGTTGAATTAACACTTAGAATAAGGACTGAGTGTCTTGTTGAGCTTGTGGATGATCTCTCCTCTTCCAGGCCATCAGGTCTATGATATCACCTGGTCCTtgcactggggtggggggcatggtgCATATCGCACCAGCATAGGAAAAGCCTTTAACAAGCCTGCTCAACTTAATAGTTTTGATCTCAAGCCCAGGATAGCATCAGTATGAGACCACTTTAGCTTAGTCTCAAAAGGTGGAATGTGGCTGGgtgcagcggctcatgcctgtaatcctagaactttgggaagccaaagcaagaggatcgtttgaggccaggagttgtgagatcagcctgggcaacagagcaagaccctgtctctacaaaaaataaattagccaggcatggtgacatgtgcctgtagtcccagctactcaggaggctgaggcaggaggatcacttgagcccaggattttgaggttgcagtgatctatgatgatgccacggcactctagtctgggcaacagagtgagaaatCAACAGGTGGAATGTCACTCAGAGGATATTCCAGATTGCTGCCTGCCTTCTGGAAGCTGACCTTTTGTCCTGTGGATGGAAATCTTAAAAGATTTAGTGATAGCCCATATTTGTACAGCATATTTACAGTTTATAAAGTGTTCATACACagtattttagacatttttcGTCACTATAACCCTATGATTTGGGCCATGCATAGATCATTATCCTCTTTTTATAGCTGAGGTCTTAAGTAACTCATTTGATGTCACCCAGCTAATAAGTCAGGGTATAAGGCAAGTAGCTAATCTCAGGAATTCCAACTCAAACCCATGCTCTCTTCTATTATGCTACACCACCACTTTGTTCTTACCAGTCATCGGAAGGGGCAAGGACTAAATGGCCCGTGGAGGCCCCTGCTGGCTTCTGCTTGGAGGGAGGAGGTGCCGTTCTAGTCCTGCTGCAACAGTCATGGATCATTTAGCGAGCGCTTGCATCCAGTGGTTCTCCCTATTATAAATACAGCAGTAAggttctttactttttaaaagataaaacaggaGACTTATGTGCAGAGAAATGTGTAGTGTCCTGCCTTTTTCCTGATTGGGTTCTCTACCACAGCTGAGTTTGATTATGTCCCATCTCTGTCTCAGTGGCCCCTGGAGGGAGGATGGCTAATGTTCTTGCCTGACCCTGCCTGCAAATACAAAGTTTAACTCTTCTTGGCCTTGCGTGCTCTGTGCATTTCAAGTAGGAACATACTTCATTTGGCCAACTAGTCTCTCATTATGTCCCTAAAGCTGAAGCTTCTATTGACTGTACATggtggagaaaaggaaagtgtCCCCCGAGGTGTGAACTCtaattggggaaaaaatatttttggccttGGCAGTGACTCTTAGTTAACTTAATTGCTAGAATAAGTACAGTCaggaataatttgtttttttttgagggaggtggggagatagAGGTAGGGGCATGAGATGTGAAACTACAATCCCCAGTTGTGATAGGGTATTAGAAAGAATGTTATTTATACTGGAACATACTCTCAGTGAGCCTGTCTCTCAATATCCTCCCATTCTGGGACGCTTTGTTTTTCCTTACGTGATTCCTGGTGTAGAGGACACCGGATGTAGACGACACTAGCAATGTTTAGAGCAGTATTCAGATCTGCACCACACTGCAAGAGGATTTGGGTTGCTGGAACTCACAGAGTGTCCTGTACCTGTTGGGGATTGGCCTGctaggggaggaagggggagggataGTTCTTGAGGTCCCAAAGTCATAATGGCTGTGTTCTGTCTTCATTCTCAGGTGAGCAATGGCAGGCGCTGGTGAGCGCAAGGGCAAGAAGGATGACAATGGCATTGGCACAGCCATTGACTTTGTGCTTTCCAATGCCCGGCtggtgctgggggtgggtggagcgGCCATGTTGGGCATCGCCACGCTGGCGGTTAAGCGGGTAAGTGGATCAGCCAGGGCCAGGGATGGGATGTAGTCAGGCAGTCTCTGCAAAGTGGAGCTCACCTGGAACAAGACATTGATAGTGCTAATGGAAGTGTAActttgcaatttggcattattAGGTGAGACCTTAAGTTGATTTAGTAAATCTACTTCTAGGACTCTGCCCTAAAGAAATCACTGGAGATACAAATAAATTCATCCCACCAAgtaaaaaattgcaaataacCAAAATATCTTTTCTTGACTACCTTGTTTAAAATGGCAACACTCAACCACACATATACTTCCTATTtccctttcctactttttcttcacatttatcTCTGTCTGTGTACTTTAgatatttatcttgtttatcaTGTCTGTATCTCCCTAGtatagcagtccccaaccttttggggaccgtttccatggaagacaatttttccactgactggggttgggggtggcggggggtggtggtgccgagctcaggcggtgatgcgaggcgtctcctaacaggccatggaccagtactggcctgcagcccgggggttggggaccacagccctagcAGACTGAAAACGCCACAAGGGCAGGTATTTGGTTCTCTTTGGTTTGCACCGAGACCAATGCCCGGCACGTAGTAGCCACTCAGtaactatttgttaaataaatgaatccatGTTCAatattgtggtatattcataggTACAATATAGTATAGTTAGAAAATGTTGATGCATTCGTAGGGATGGGAGGGAGTGATCAGAATGAAGGTAAGTGAAAAAATCAGGTTTTAAAAGTGTGTGTAAAATGTGatccaaattatataaatatatatttttagaaaactataCCAAATATTAACAGTTCTCTCTGGGTTGTGACATCATGGATTAAtctatttcttatatttcctgAGGTTTTCTGCGTGGAACAAAAAATTCAATAatctagaataaaaacaaaattattacaaaatagtaGTTGAACTTACTAGGGCAAAGctttggggtgtggggaggggaattGGAAGGAAGTAGAGCAAGGCAGGCAGGTATATGTCCGGCGTCCTCTCTGCTATACAGATGTACGACCGGGCAATCAGTGCCCCGACCAGCCCCACCCGCCTGAGCCATTCAGGGAAGAGGAGCTGGGAAGAACCAAACTGGATGGGCTCCCCACGACTGCTGAACAAGGACATGAAAACAGGCCTAAGCCGGTCCCTTCAGACCCTGCCCACAGACTCCTCGGCCTTTGACACAGGTAAGAACGGCTGTTGTTTACCCTCCTGGGACTTCCTCTGGACTTTCAGTACTCCtgcattcagcaaacatttcttgagcacatgCATGCCAGCACTGTGCCAGCACTTGCCCTTTGTGCCAAGCCCTTCTCCTTTGGGGGCTGAGGCAGCTGTGGACTGAGCAAGCATGGGAAGAGCTCACGTGCCTCTCTCTCTTGCCTTGGCAGATACATTCTGCCCTCCCCGGCCCAAGCCATTGGCCAGGAAGGGCCAGGTAGACTTGAAGAAGTCACGACTCCGCATGTCCCTGCAGGAGAAACTTCTTACTTACTACCGGAACCGGGCAGCCATCCCTGCTGGAGAGCAGGCTCGGGCCAAGCAAGCTGCTGTGGACATATGTGCCGAGCTGCGGAGCTTCCTGCGGGCCAAGTTGCCTGACATGCCACTTCGGGACATGTACTTGAGTGGCAGCCTCTATGACGACCTGCAGGTAACACGGTGGTTCCTATGAAGGGAGAGGTTGGGGACTGACCACATGCTTCTCGCTAGTGTCATTGAGACAGAAGATTGGTGCCCCAGGCTTGCCAGAATGACTAAGGTCTTGGTTTCCAAAGTGTGTAGCATTTAGAGATCCATACTTGTTATTCTTTGTTCCTGTATCATCTTCaatcctttctcattttttagtCATACTTAACAACTTTTAAGAAGCTGTTATATTCTTATCCCCATCTCTCTCTAGTTTTCTCACTCTGTGTAGATTGATACGGTGCCATGAAAGAATTCTTAATTTCCGTTCTTGTTGGGGGAGTGCAAGATGGTAGGACCTGTGTTTGGGAAGCACTTCTCTTGAGCGGAGTAAACCCCTCAAAATCTTCTTAATTCTGCTCCAACAGGTGGTGACGGCTGACCACATTCAACTGATTGTGCCCCTTGTGCTGGAGCAGAACCTGTGGTCTTGCATCCCTGGTGAGGACACCATCATGAACATCCCTGGCTTCTTCCTGGTTCGTCGTGAAAATCCGGAGTACTTTCCTCGTGGTAGCAGTTACTGGGACCGATGTGTAGTAGGGGGCTACCTCTCCCCAAAGACAGTGGCAGACACATTTGAGAAGGTAGTGGCTGGCTCCATCAATTGGCCAGCCATCGGGTCCCTCTTGGACTATGTGATCCGACCAGCACCATCCCCAGAGGCCCTGACACTAGAGGTGCAGTATGAGCGTGACAAGCATCTCGTCATTGACTTCTTGCCATCGGTGACCCTTGATGACACAGTCTTGGTGGCCAGACCACACCGGCTAGCCCAGTATGACAACCTGTGGCGGCTGAGCCTGCGTCCTGCCGAGACGGCACGTCTGCGGGCTTTGGACCAGGCCGACTCAGGCTGCCGATC is a window from the Eulemur rufifrons isolate Redbay chromosome 16, OSU_ERuf_1, whole genome shotgun sequence genome containing:
- the MIEF1 gene encoding mitochondrial dynamics protein MIEF1 isoform X1, whose translation is MAGAGERKGKKDDNGIGTAIDFVLSNARLVLGVGGAAMLGIATLAVKRMYDRAISAPTSPTRLSHSGKRSWEEPNWMGSPRLLNKDMKTGLSRSLQTLPTDSSAFDTDTFCPPRPKPLARKGQVDLKKSRLRMSLQEKLLTYYRNRAAIPAGEQARAKQAAVDICAELRSFLRAKLPDMPLRDMYLSGSLYDDLQVVTADHIQLIVPLVLEQNLWSCIPGEDTIMNIPGFFLVRRENPEYFPRGSSYWDRCVVGGYLSPKTVADTFEKVVAGSINWPAIGSLLDYVIRPAPSPEALTLEVQYERDKHLVIDFLPSVTLDDTVLVARPHRLAQYDNLWRLSLRPAETARLRALDQADSGCRSLCLKILKAICKSRPALGHLTASQLTNVILHLAQEEADWSPDMLADRFLQALRGLISYLEAGVLPSALNPKVNLFAELTPEEIDELGYTLYCSLSEPEVLLQM
- the MIEF1 gene encoding mitochondrial dynamics protein MIEF1 isoform X2 gives rise to the protein MAGAGERKGKKDDNGIGTAIDFVLSNARLVLGVGGAAMLGIATLAVKRMYDRAISAPTSPTRLSHSGKRSWEEPNWMGSPRLLNKDMKTGLSRSLQTLPTDSSAFDTDTFCPPRPKPLARKGQVDLKKSRLRMSLQEKLLTYYRNRAAIPAGEQARAKQAAVDICAELRSFLRAKLPDMPLRDMYLSGSLYDDLQVVTADHIQLIVPLVLEQNLWSCIPGEDTIMNIPGFFLVRRENPEYFPRGSSYWDRCVVGGYLSPKTVADTFEKVVAGSINWPAIGSLLDYVIRPAPSPEALTLEVQYERDKHLVIDFLPSVTLDDTVLVARPHRLAQYDNLWRLSLRPAETARLRALDQADSGCRSLCLKILKAICKSRPALGHLTASQLTNVILHLAQEEADWSPDMLADRFLQALRGLISYLEAGVLPSALNPKDKALEGTQA